The proteins below are encoded in one region of Vibrio sp. ED004:
- a CDS encoding type IV toxin-antitoxin system AbiEi family antitoxin domain-containing protein gives MNPSQLDKLKKLSIFTTSDAAKFNVTPAALSRAVEKGDIEKLQRGLYGYIGREESEMHSFAEVSVRAKKGVICLLSALSYHNLTTQAPFQIWLSIKKNDRAPNIEYPSIKIVRTRDVTDFGVISTQVDGIPVLVTDVERTIVDCFKFRNKIGIDVAIEALTEAKRANRLEQGKLWEYVKHYRMTNVMMPYMEIINYNG, from the coding sequence ATGAATCCATCACAACTCGATAAGCTTAAAAAGCTATCCATATTCACCACCTCAGACGCTGCAAAATTCAATGTAACTCCTGCCGCCCTTTCTCGCGCTGTGGAAAAAGGTGACATAGAAAAACTACAGCGAGGGCTCTACGGGTATATAGGTAGAGAAGAATCGGAGATGCACTCTTTTGCTGAGGTCAGTGTCAGAGCGAAAAAAGGGGTTATCTGCCTTCTATCAGCACTCAGTTACCACAATCTCACTACCCAAGCACCTTTTCAGATATGGCTCAGCATTAAAAAAAACGATAGAGCTCCCAATATTGAGTACCCAAGCATTAAGATTGTTCGTACCAGGGACGTGACGGATTTTGGGGTGATCTCAACACAAGTTGATGGCATCCCTGTTTTAGTAACGGACGTTGAGCGGACGATTGTTGATTGCTTTAAGTTCCGCAACAAGATCGGGATTGATGTCGCGATTGAAGCACTTACAGAGGCAAAAAGAGCTAACAGATTAGAGCAAGGGAAGCTCTGGGAGTATGTAAAGCATTACAGAATGACAAATGTAATGATGCCCTATATGGAGATAATAAACTACAATGGTTAG